Proteins from a single region of Hypanus sabinus isolate sHypSab1 chromosome 26, sHypSab1.hap1, whole genome shotgun sequence:
- the LOC132381641 gene encoding gastrula zinc finger protein XlCGF57.1-like: MTHQTGERPFVCSTCGKRFNQSTNLQAHQRVHTGERPFTCSMCGKGFTQLSSLVNHQRVHTGERPFICSECGKRFTQLSHLRAHQRVHTGERPFTCAECGKRFSQSSNLRAHQRVHTGEKPFACSTCGKEYAQLTGLMMHQRVHTGERPFICSECGLRFTRSSQLKGHQRVHTGEKPFTCATCGKGFAWSNNLVIHTRIHTGERPFTCSDCGKGFTRSNELVIHQRVHTGERPFICSTCGRGFTHSSILRAHQRIHTGERPFPCSTCGKRFRQSTDLLNHQRIHAAEED, from the coding sequence ATGACACACCagaccggggagaggccgttcgtCTGCTCCacgtgtgggaagagattcaatcAGTCGACCAATCTGcaggcacaccagcgagttcacactggcgagaggccgttcacctgctcgatgtgtgggaaggggttcactcagttatccagccTGGTGAAtcaccagcgggttcacaccggggagcggccattcatctgctccgagtgcgggaagagattcactcagctGTCCCACTTGCGGgcgcaccagcgagttcacaccggggagagaccgttcacctgcgcTGAGTGCGGGAAGAGATTCAGTCAGTCGTCCAATTTGCGGGCACACCAGcgcgttcacactggggagaaaccgtttgcCTGCTCGACGTGCGGGAAGGAATACGCTCAGTTAACCGGACTGATGATGCACCAGCGAgtccacaccggggagaggccgttcatctgctccgaGTGCGGACTGCGATTCACTCGGTCGTCCCAATTGAAGgggcaccagcgagttcacaccggggagaaaccgttcacctgcgcGACCTGCGGGAAGGGGTTTGCTTGGTCAAACAACCTGGTGATACACACGCggattcacaccggggagaggccgttcacctgctctgactgtgggaagggattcactagatCAAACGAGCTGGTCATtcaccagcgggttcacaccggggagaggccgttcatctgctcgacGTGCGGGCGGGGGTTCACCCATTCATCCATATTGCGGGCGCACCAGCGAATCCACACCGGCGAGCGGCCATTCCCCTGCTCGACGTGCGGGAAGCGATTCCGTCAGTCCACTGACCTGCTGAACCACCAGCGCATTCATGCTGCGGAGGAAGACTGA